ACCCAGGATCCGTCCTCGCGGCGTTCGTTGCCGAACTTGGTGGCCAGGACAACGTCGGTGCGCCGCCCGGCGATGGCACGGCCCACCAGTTCTTCATTCGTGAAGGGGCCGTACATGTCCGCGGTGTCCAGCAAGCTGCCCCCGGCGTCGAGGAACGCGTGGATGGTTGCGATCGATTCCTGCTCGTCACCGGTCCCGTAGAACTCGCTCATGCCCATGCAGCCCAGGCCCAGGGCCGAAACGGTGAGTGGTCCAAGCGTGCGGTTTTCCATGCGGTTCTCCTTTGTGGCGGAACTGGCTCGACGGCCTGCCTTTTCCGCAGGCCGGATGGTGCACCGTACGTCACTATAGGCACGTTGTGTCAGGTGTCACAACAGGTTTGTGCAGGCGCGTTAGGGTGGGGGAAACCCCTAACGAAGGAGGATTCCCTTGGGCGCCATCACCATCGGCAACAATCCGGACCGCGAGCGGTTCGAGGTTTTGGATGCTGGAAAAGTGGTCGGGAAAGCTTGGTATAAGGCGTATGACGCCGATGGTCCGGCGGAGCGGATTTTCTATCACACGGTGATCAATGAAGGACGTGCGGGGCAGGGATTGGCAGGCAGGCTGGCCAAAGTAGCACTCGACGAGACGGTTGCCGCTGGCCTGCGGATTGTCCCGGTCTGCCCGTTTATCAAGAGCTACGTCAGCAAACACCCGGAATATGAGGCAAGCACCGTGGCCGTTACGCCCGCTCACCTGCAGTTCCTGGACAAAGCGCTGGCGGCGCGGGCCTGACCTTCGTCCCGGCTCCGGCGCGGCTGAAGATCGTGTCATCAAATCGCGCTTGCAACGGCCGGTAGAGCAGACTGTTTCCGTGAGCAACCAACCCCGGAGCAGGCTGGCCGTCGCCGGCCTTAGCCTGGGCACGGCACTGAACCCGCTGAATTCGTCCATGATCGCCGTGGCGCTGGTTGTGCTGCGCGCGGATTTTGGCCTCGACGTGGCCACGGTCACCTGGGTCATCACCTCGTTCTACCTCAGCTCCGCCGCCGGCCAGCCGCTGATGGGCAGGCTTGCGGACAGGTTCGGTCCACGCCGGATGTTTACGCTCGGCATGGCCCTGGTGGCCGTGACGTGCGCCCTGGCGCCCTTGTCGCCGAACTTCGCGCTGCTCTGTGTGGCCCGGGCGGTGATGGCATTGGGCACCGCCGCCGCCTACCCCAGTGCGGTGGTGATGGTGGGCGTCATGGTCCATCAAACCGGCGGTCCCCAGCAGGCCGGCCAAAGATCGTCCAGGCCCCTGGGGTACATCCAGATGGCCAATACGTCTGCAGCGGCTGTGGGCCCGGTCATTGGAGGCCTGCTGGTGGGCTTTGTCGGCTGGGAGGCGCTGTTCCTCATCAACGTTCCGCTGGCGTTGGCGGCCATGCTGATCGTCAGGCGGGCGGCCCCCGCGGATGCGGCGAGGGAGCGGGGAAGCTTTGCCGAGCTGGTGCGGGATTCGGATATCCCGGGCATTCTGGGGTTTGTCAGTTCCCTGCTGCTGGTGATGATGGCGCTGCTTGATGTGGCCCCGGGGTACAGGTGGCTGCTGCTGGGCGCCGGCACCGTGACGGCGGCGCTGTTTGCCTGGCGCGAACTGCGTTTCAGGCCGCCGTTCCTGGACCTGCGGCTCCTGGGCAGGAACCGGCCGCTGATGCTGGTGTACGTGGGCTTCGCCTTATTCAACAGCGTCTATTACTTCGCGTTTTTCGGGCTGCCCCAGCTGCTGCAGGAGTCCGGCGGCTACGAACCCGGCCTGGTGGGGCTGCTGATGCTGCCGCTCGCCGCCGCCTCCGTGGTGGCCACGCCGTGGGCAGTCCGGGCGATGGGAAAGTTCGGTGTGCGGCGGGTGCTGATTTCCGGCGTCGTGCTGCTCGCTGCGGTGGCCGCGCTGATGTGGCTCCTCACCCAGTCCCTGGCCATACCGCTGGTGCTGGCACTGACAGCCCTCATGGGCGTTCCCTTCGGAGCGGTGAGCATCGCCTCGAACCAGGGCATGTTCGTCTCCACCCGGCCGCAGGAACGCGGCGTCGCCGCCGGGATCTTCCAAACGTGCCGCTACCTGGGGGCCATCACCGCCACTGTCCTGATTGGCGTGTTTGCGGCGGACGGTGTGGACCAGGAGAGCTGGGGGCTGATGACACTGACCATGCTGATCGTCACAGCGGCGGCGTTCGGGGTGACGTTGCTGTGGCGGGAACGCAGAGACTGAGTGGTCCGGGAATTCACCGCCTTCGCCGCTTATGATGGCCGCATGTCATCCTACGAAGTCAGCCGCAGCGCCTTCATTCCTGCCCCGCCGGAAGAAATCTTTCCCCTGGTCAACAGCTTTCTTGAGTGGACACAATGGTCACCTTGGGAGGCCGTCGATCCGGAAATGGACCGTTCGTACTCCGGCAACGATGCCGGGGTCGGGGCCCGCTACGCCTGGAGCGGCAACCGGAAGGCCGGCAGCGGAAACATGGAGATCGTCGAGTCCGACTTTCCCGGAAGCATCAAGGTTCGGCTCGAATTCACCAAGCCGTTCAAGGCCGTGAACCCCACCTCGTTTACGTTCACACCTGCCGACGGCGGCACCCGGGTCACGTGGCGGATGACCGGCGAGAACAAGGGGCTGGCCAAGGTTTTCGCGCTGGTGGTCAACATGGACAAGATGGTGGGCGGCGACTTCGAGCGCGGGCTGGCCGCTCTGTCGGCTGCCGCCACCGCCAAGAAGGCCTGACCCCGGGACCCTGACCCCGGGACCCTGACCCCGGGACGCGCGGTTCGCGGTCCTAGCCGGCGAGGATCTGCTCCCGCAGGATATCGGCATGCCCGCAGTGCTGGGCGAGTTCGCGCAGCACGTGCAGGTAGACCCAGTGCAGGGGGAGCGGGCCGCGGCGGTTCCCGTGGAGCATATCGTCGAGAGCCAACGAGGCCGTCGCGTCCCGTGCGGCCGCACAAGCATCCCGGTGTGCCTGCTGGACACTGGCGATGGTGTCCTGCTCTGTGAGGATGAACGACTCATCCGGGCCCGCCGGGATGCCGATCTCGGCGCGGG
The window above is part of the Pseudarthrobacter sp. IC2-21 genome. Proteins encoded here:
- a CDS encoding MFS transporter, which encodes MSNQPRSRLAVAGLSLGTALNPLNSSMIAVALVVLRADFGLDVATVTWVITSFYLSSAAGQPLMGRLADRFGPRRMFTLGMALVAVTCALAPLSPNFALLCVARAVMALGTAAAYPSAVVMVGVMVHQTGGPQQAGQRSSRPLGYIQMANTSAAAVGPVIGGLLVGFVGWEALFLINVPLALAAMLIVRRAAPADAARERGSFAELVRDSDIPGILGFVSSLLLVMMALLDVAPGYRWLLLGAGTVTAALFAWRELRFRPPFLDLRLLGRNRPLMLVYVGFALFNSVYYFAFFGLPQLLQESGGYEPGLVGLLMLPLAAASVVATPWAVRAMGKFGVRRVLISGVVLLAAVAALMWLLTQSLAIPLVLALTALMGVPFGAVSIASNQGMFVSTRPQERGVAAGIFQTCRYLGAITATVLIGVFAADGVDQESWGLMTLTMLIVTAAAFGVTLLWRERRD
- a CDS encoding SRPBCC family protein — its product is MSSYEVSRSAFIPAPPEEIFPLVNSFLEWTQWSPWEAVDPEMDRSYSGNDAGVGARYAWSGNRKAGSGNMEIVESDFPGSIKVRLEFTKPFKAVNPTSFTFTPADGGTRVTWRMTGENKGLAKVFALVVNMDKMVGGDFERGLAALSAAATAKKA
- a CDS encoding GNAT family N-acetyltransferase, which produces MGAITIGNNPDRERFEVLDAGKVVGKAWYKAYDADGPAERIFYHTVINEGRAGQGLAGRLAKVALDETVAAGLRIVPVCPFIKSYVSKHPEYEASTVAVTPAHLQFLDKALAARA
- a CDS encoding DinB family protein — encoded protein: MPAPHTAFAENAIRQSPRAQFEAFLDDHRNMLTNCLNGLTEEQARRSLVASRTTLLGLVKHAAFVEKVWFDEAVTCRSRAEIGIPAGPDESFILTEQDTIASVQQAHRDACAAARDATASLALDDMLHGNRRGPLPLHWVYLHVLRELAQHCGHADILREQILAG